One part of the Nitrospinaceae bacterium genome encodes these proteins:
- a CDS encoding peptide ABC transporter substrate-binding protein, which translates to MIIKRLLVFLPLIVTFILVQSYFWVPTFSDQVKGSDRRLTQYIQGSIGDAQILNPILHSDTTSGAIVDHVFDGLIDRDKNLRYRGRLASSWKIYEEAYFVPLPGGPSAEEMKEQIQAAVAKGSADWTTNISGVEVIPPSGGDVSIFLPPAKKGAKPKREKVDIRYPPRVKVTLKSVDQDFFTKLKNLLGSGAFAEDPAPYIPGGLDEPLRNAALGRVNLTEHNPVIIFKLRQGVRFHDGHEFDSSDVRFTYESIMNPRNLSPRVPDFEPIKTVETPDLHTVKVTYKRLFSPAFGSWAMQILPEHLLGKKALEAEAKRLGRDPKTFTLRDSGLNRSPIGTGPFKFKEWQSDELIRLVRNDDYWEGPAKYSEFIMRIIPDPLTQEMAFYAGTVDSYGAGTHQVERLRKDPRFQVFSGLSFGFTYVGYNMRREPFKDVRVRRALSMAVDTSKIHKYVLNGEAEDITGPFVKQSEHYNKLVKPLPHDPKGAERLLHEAGWKKVNGKMVKDGKQLAFKLVTNNGNEARKAISQVVQDSWKSIGVKVSLDRVEWAVFLQKYINALNFDAVILGWRLGLDPDLYQIWHSSQTNPHQLNFVGYKNKEADDLIVKIRQEYDLQKQVGFAHRLHKIIYRDQPYTFLYVGKWTALLDRKIVVSETGKDGKTTYKKISPTRTGNYTYDFHKWLKLPATPRLEG; encoded by the coding sequence ATGATCATCAAGCGGCTCCTCGTTTTTTTACCACTCATCGTCACCTTTATTCTCGTTCAATCCTATTTCTGGGTCCCCACCTTCAGCGACCAGGTGAAGGGAAGCGACCGTCGACTCACGCAATATATCCAGGGCTCCATCGGCGATGCCCAAATCCTTAACCCCATTTTACATTCAGATACCACAAGCGGCGCCATCGTCGACCATGTGTTCGATGGACTCATCGACCGAGACAAGAACCTCAGGTATAGGGGCCGCCTCGCCTCCTCCTGGAAAATCTACGAAGAGGCGTATTTCGTACCTCTGCCCGGTGGCCCCTCGGCCGAGGAGATGAAAGAGCAGATTCAGGCAGCCGTGGCCAAAGGCAGCGCGGATTGGACAACCAACATCAGCGGCGTAGAAGTCATTCCGCCCTCCGGAGGGGATGTCTCGATCTTTTTGCCGCCCGCAAAGAAGGGCGCTAAACCCAAGCGCGAGAAGGTCGATATTCGCTACCCCCCTCGCGTGAAGGTAACGCTCAAAAGCGTGGACCAGGATTTTTTCACAAAACTCAAAAACCTGCTGGGCTCGGGCGCCTTTGCTGAAGATCCCGCCCCCTATATTCCGGGGGGTCTCGACGAGCCGCTAAGAAATGCCGCTCTGGGGCGAGTCAACCTTACCGAACACAACCCGGTCATCATCTTCAAACTCAGGCAAGGCGTTCGCTTCCACGATGGCCACGAATTTGACTCGAGCGATGTGCGCTTCACGTATGAGTCGATCATGAACCCACGCAACCTCTCGCCCCGCGTCCCCGATTTCGAGCCCATCAAGACAGTGGAAACACCCGACCTTCACACCGTGAAAGTCACATATAAGCGCCTCTTCTCGCCCGCCTTCGGTTCTTGGGCGATGCAAATTCTGCCCGAGCACCTGCTGGGCAAAAAAGCGCTTGAGGCCGAAGCAAAACGCCTCGGGCGCGACCCCAAAACATTTACCCTTCGCGACAGCGGCCTCAACCGCAGCCCGATAGGCACAGGCCCATTTAAGTTTAAGGAATGGCAGTCGGACGAGCTTATCCGTCTCGTTCGCAATGATGATTATTGGGAGGGGCCGGCGAAATACAGCGAATTCATCATGCGAATCATCCCCGATCCTCTCACACAAGAGATGGCCTTTTATGCGGGCACGGTGGACAGCTACGGGGCAGGCACACACCAGGTCGAGCGCTTGAGAAAAGACCCACGCTTTCAGGTCTTCTCGGGTCTCTCGTTCGGCTTCACCTATGTCGGCTACAACATGCGACGAGAACCTTTTAAAGACGTTCGGGTGCGCCGGGCGCTGAGTATGGCGGTCGATACCAGCAAAATCCACAAATACGTTTTAAATGGCGAGGCCGAAGACATTACGGGCCCCTTCGTGAAACAAAGCGAGCACTACAACAAACTCGTCAAACCCCTGCCCCATGACCCGAAAGGGGCCGAGCGCCTTCTCCACGAGGCCGGTTGGAAAAAAGTTAACGGCAAAATGGTCAAGGACGGCAAGCAACTCGCCTTTAAACTCGTCACCAACAACGGCAACGAGGCGCGAAAAGCCATCTCTCAGGTGGTTCAGGATTCATGGAAGAGCATCGGCGTAAAGGTAAGTCTCGACCGGGTTGAATGGGCCGTTTTTCTTCAAAAATATATCAACGCACTTAACTTCGACGCCGTTATTTTAGGCTGGCGGCTGGGGCTCGACCCGGATCTGTATCAAATATGGCATTCGAGCCAGACCAACCCACACCAACTCAATTTTGTGGGCTACAAAAACAAAGAGGCGGACGATCTCATCGTCAAAATCCGCCAGGAATATGATTTACAAAAACAGGTCGGCTTCGCCCACCGCCTCCACAAGATCATCTACCGCGATCAGCCCTACACGTTTTTATATGTAGGAAAATGGACCGCCCTGCTCGACAGAAAAATTGTCGTGAGCGAAACAGGGAAAGACGGAAAAACTACTTACAAAAAAATCAGCCCCACCCGAACGGGAAACTACACCTACGACTTTCACAAGTGGCTAAAACTCCCTGCCACGCCAAGGCTTGAGGGCTGA
- the secG gene encoding preprotein translocase subunit SecG produces MFIFLTGLHIIVAVSLILFVLLQAGKGGGIGAAFGGGSSDTLFGAGGPSGILGKLTTGAAVIFMVTSLLLSYFGSRLQTESIVPTTPIKPRTESSAPAKPGRTAAPTSQKSEKPGS; encoded by the coding sequence ATGTTTATTTTCCTTACCGGTCTCCATATTATTGTTGCAGTGTCATTAATTCTTTTCGTATTGCTCCAGGCTGGCAAGGGCGGAGGCATAGGCGCCGCTTTTGGTGGCGGCTCTAGCGACACGCTCTTCGGGGCCGGTGGCCCCTCCGGCATTCTCGGCAAACTCACCACCGGGGCAGCCGTCATTTTTATGGTGACCTCCCTACTACTTTCTTATTTTGGCTCGCGCCTCCAGACAGAATCCATCGTGCCCACCACTCCCATTAAGCCCAGAACCGAGAGCAGCGCCCCCGCCAAGCCGGGCCGCACCGCCGCCCCTACGAGCCAAAAATCAGAAAAACCCGGCTCCTAA
- a CDS encoding triose-phosphate isomerase yields the protein MRKPLVAGNWKMNKMIGEARVLAGEVAKGFSGMTGAAEKVEVVLGPPSLALPSVADEVAASPIAVAGQNCSSEEDGAFTGEVSASMLKDAGATHVILGHSERRELYAEEDAHVAAKASAASGLGLIPIICLGESLTIREAGGTLERIAHQMKHSIFAAFESAPEGLVIAYEPIWAIGTGVTASPEQAQEVHAFIRAQLKGQYGVDYAEKSRILYGGSMKPGNAGELMAQPDIDGGLIGGASLVSGDFLEIIRIAQGV from the coding sequence TTGCGCAAGCCTCTCGTAGCTGGAAACTGGAAGATGAACAAAATGATTGGCGAGGCGCGTGTGCTCGCAGGAGAGGTCGCCAAGGGTTTTTCAGGCATGACGGGGGCCGCTGAAAAGGTGGAGGTTGTCCTCGGCCCTCCCTCTCTCGCGCTACCCTCGGTTGCTGATGAGGTTGCCGCCTCTCCAATTGCCGTGGCTGGTCAGAACTGCTCATCTGAGGAGGATGGCGCCTTCACCGGCGAGGTAAGCGCCTCGATGCTCAAAGACGCAGGGGCCACCCATGTTATTTTGGGCCACAGCGAGCGCCGGGAGCTCTACGCCGAGGAAGATGCCCATGTTGCCGCAAAAGCATCGGCGGCCAGCGGCCTAGGTCTTATCCCTATTATTTGCCTCGGAGAATCACTCACCATCCGCGAGGCGGGCGGCACCCTTGAGCGAATCGCTCATCAGATGAAACATTCCATCTTCGCGGCCTTTGAGTCCGCGCCCGAGGGTCTTGTCATCGCCTATGAGCCCATTTGGGCCATCGGTACCGGTGTGACAGCCTCCCCCGAGCAGGCGCAGGAAGTCCATGCCTTTATCCGTGCTCAGTTAAAAGGGCAATATGGGGTGGACTATGCCGAAAAATCGCGTATTCTATACGGAGGCAGCATGAAACCCGGCAACGCTGGTGAGCTTATGGCTCAGCCGGACATCGATGGCGGACTCATTGGCGGCGCGAGCCTTGTCAGCGGTGATTTTCTCGAAATCATTCGGATCGCCCAAGGGGTCTAA
- a CDS encoding phosphoglycerate kinase — translation MGNLTSAIENGTPKLDIEDIEVSGKRVFLRVDFNVPLDDQQNLTDDTRIRSVLPTINYLLDEGARVIVGAHLGRPKGKKSSKYSLAPAAKRLSRLLDKECPLAPDCTGSEVKALVDAMDEGEILILENLRFHEGEEKNSDKFAKELASLADIYISDAFGNAHREHASMSAITKHLQPAVAGFLMLKEVNYLSRAVNNPMRPVVAILGGAKASTKIGIIERLLGKMDKIIIGGGMAGTFHTSQGLEMGNSLVEEHMVGTAGSIIQKAKDLGVNLYLPCDYVVADKFEASAETKVVPAQEVPKEWYALDIGPASSTLFAEVLQDAKTIIWNGPMGVFEVDAFSRGTYAMVNHVAGSFALTIVGGGDTDVAVHTAGESRRISYISTGGGAFLELLEGKELPGLSSLTDKK, via the coding sequence ATGGGTAATCTAACAAGTGCGATCGAAAATGGGACGCCCAAACTCGACATTGAAGACATCGAGGTATCGGGCAAGCGCGTTTTCCTGCGGGTCGATTTCAATGTACCACTGGACGATCAACAAAACCTCACCGATGACACCAGAATCCGCTCGGTGCTTCCGACGATCAACTACCTGCTCGACGAGGGGGCGCGCGTTATTGTCGGTGCCCATCTCGGCAGACCAAAAGGCAAGAAAAGTTCAAAGTACTCACTTGCTCCGGCAGCAAAACGCCTGAGCCGTCTTCTCGACAAAGAGTGCCCCCTCGCCCCCGACTGCACAGGTAGCGAGGTAAAGGCCCTGGTTGACGCCATGGACGAGGGCGAGATTTTGATTCTCGAGAACCTACGCTTTCATGAGGGCGAGGAGAAAAATTCCGACAAATTTGCGAAAGAACTCGCCTCGCTGGCCGACATATACATCAGCGACGCCTTCGGCAACGCCCATCGAGAACACGCCTCGATGTCGGCCATCACGAAACACCTGCAGCCCGCAGTAGCCGGATTCCTGATGCTCAAAGAGGTGAACTACCTCTCGCGCGCTGTGAATAACCCGATGCGCCCTGTCGTCGCAATTCTGGGCGGGGCCAAGGCCAGCACCAAGATTGGCATCATAGAGCGACTCCTTGGCAAAATGGACAAGATCATCATCGGCGGCGGCATGGCTGGTACGTTTCACACATCGCAGGGCCTTGAGATGGGAAACAGCCTTGTCGAGGAGCACATGGTCGGCACGGCGGGCTCGATCATTCAAAAAGCCAAGGACTTGGGCGTCAATCTCTATCTCCCCTGCGACTATGTGGTCGCCGACAAGTTCGAGGCCTCTGCTGAAACGAAAGTTGTTCCCGCCCAGGAAGTTCCCAAGGAGTGGTATGCGCTCGACATCGGCCCTGCCAGCTCCACCTTATTCGCCGAAGTCCTGCAGGACGCGAAAACGATTATTTGGAACGGTCCCATGGGCGTATTTGAGGTTGATGCTTTCAGCCGGGGCACCTATGCAATGGTCAATCACGTGGCAGGCTCATTCGCCCTCACCATCGTCGGTGGCGGCGATACGGACGTAGCCGTTCACACGGCAGGCGAGTCACGCCGGATCTCCTACATCAGCACTGGGGGCGGCGCCTTCCTGGAACTCCTCGAAGGCAAGGAGCTACCCGGACTTTCATCTTTGACCGACAAAAAGTAG
- the gap gene encoding type I glyceraldehyde-3-phosphate dehydrogenase → MAIQVGINGFGRIGRNLFRAAQNDTEINFVAVNDLTDPKTLAHLLKYDSIHGRFDGTVEAGDGEIIVNGKGIKVLSERDPANLPWGELGVDIAVESTGIFTKRADAEKHLKAGAKKVIISAPATDEDITVVLGVNDDKYDPANHHIISNASCTTNCLAPVAKVLHDKFKISRGLMTTTHSYTNDQKILDLPHSDLRRARAAAVSMIPTSTGAAKAVSLVLPELKGKLDGMAIRVPTQDVSVVDLVAELETDVTVEEVNAALKEAADGALNGILEYTEDPLVSIDFLGNPASSTIDALSTKVLGNKMVKIISWYDNEWGFSCRMVDMIKKVGGSL, encoded by the coding sequence ATGGCAATACAAGTAGGCATCAACGGTTTCGGTAGAATTGGACGCAATTTGTTTCGCGCCGCCCAGAATGATACAGAAATTAATTTCGTCGCGGTAAACGACTTAACTGATCCGAAAACGCTGGCGCACCTTCTCAAGTACGATTCGATTCACGGTCGCTTCGATGGCACAGTCGAGGCCGGTGACGGCGAGATAATCGTAAACGGGAAGGGCATCAAGGTTCTCTCCGAGCGAGATCCCGCCAACCTCCCCTGGGGAGAGTTGGGTGTCGATATCGCCGTCGAGAGCACCGGCATTTTCACCAAGCGGGCCGACGCCGAAAAACACCTCAAGGCGGGCGCCAAGAAAGTAATCATTTCGGCACCGGCAACAGATGAGGACATCACCGTCGTCCTCGGCGTGAATGATGATAAATACGATCCAGCCAACCACCACATCATTTCAAATGCAAGCTGCACGACAAACTGCCTGGCTCCGGTGGCCAAGGTTCTCCACGACAAATTCAAAATCAGCCGCGGCCTTATGACCACGACCCATTCCTACACTAACGATCAGAAAATTCTCGACCTGCCCCACAGCGATCTGCGCCGGGCGCGGGCTGCGGCTGTGAGCATGATTCCCACTTCAACCGGCGCGGCAAAAGCCGTCTCGCTTGTGTTGCCCGAGCTGAAGGGCAAACTCGACGGCATGGCGATCAGGGTGCCCACCCAGGATGTTTCTGTGGTGGACCTTGTGGCCGAACTAGAAACCGATGTCACGGTCGAGGAAGTGAACGCGGCTCTCAAAGAAGCTGCCGATGGCGCCCTCAACGGCATTCTCGAATACACCGAAGATCCTCTCGTATCGATCGATTTTCTCGGAAACCCTGCCTCATCGACCATCGACGCGCTCTCCACCAAAGTTCTAGGCAATAAAATGGTGAAGATAATTTCTTGGTACGACAACGAGTGGGGTTTCTCGTGCCGGATGGTAGACATGATCAAAAAAGTGGGCGGGAGCCTCTAA